GGCAGATAAAGATAAGGATATTTTCCATACCTGAGTGCCTTTGCCTCTGCTCCTTCAGAGTTGGCCGGTTTTCATCTAGACTCCTGTCTTCACTCACCAGTCAAAGGAAGACTTCTCTCTGCTGTACCTTCCTGTTCATACAGTTATTTCAACCAACAGTTAGATAATTGCCTCAGTCAGAACAGAAGCGAAAGGGTATTATAAATGTGACCTTACAAATTAAAGTTaataaaacaactttatttgcttttcataaaCCCCTTACTTGTAAATTAACTCTAATTTAATTGCCATGTCACTTTGGTTACTAGAAATTTAAAGCATTAGCTTATgataaaaattaagtattattttttgtttatgtttgagagagagacagacagagcacaagggggggaggggcagagagagaggaagacacagaatctgaagcaggctccaggctctgaggtgtcagcacagagcccaacatggggcttgaactcacaaaactgtaagatcttgacatgagccaaagccggacgcttaactaactaagccacccaggtgcccttaaatattaaatattatttttatcttcataaaaatgtttagGAAATCAGTTTGCAAAGTAACGTGCATTCTACATGCTATTCTGTTAGGTTGCATAGGCTtgtacgtgtctgtgtgtgtgtgtgtgtgtgtgtgtgtgtgtgtgtgtagagacagaaagagagagagatgcatgaGGTCAAGATCAAGATTGAACTCCACTCTAAAAGAATGATCACTGAACCAGTACAAGTCTTTAGCTCCAAATGGTGGGACTTGAGGTgatcttttttaacttttctatgtTATTTAAATTATCTATAATGAATATATGCCAtctttatgaaaagagaaaaaacaatttctATGGACACACACAGGAGGGCACACCTCTCTCTcctttgaaagggaaaaatcaaggTTGGGGAATAAAATGATCTATAAGCTGAATATTGAAAGATAAGTAATTCATATGGCTGAAATGAGGAAGAAGGAATATAATAAAATCCTTTAATTGATGTATTATAGTGCCCAACAACCTTATGTGATAAGTATTTTTATCCACCCAAGATCTCCTTTCCATTATTTATatccaggttcttttttttttttttttttttttgtaatatgcCACAACTTTTATTGTGATGTGGCCATTTTTGTGAGGGTAGGGAGTTTGATCTCAAAAACAATGTTCCATTTAAGGCTCTTTTATACAGAAATTGCCATCATGactgatattcaaaatatttttagtggtGCAAAACTTACATGGTAAACATAAACTCCTACACTTATTCAGTAGTGTACActcaatggaaaacaaaaaaggcattAACAGCTGTTTCTTTTAAGATATGCAggcggggcgcctgagtggcgcagtcggttaagcatccgacttcagccaggtcacgatctcgcggtctgtgagttcgagccccgcgtcaggctctgggctgatggctcggagcctggagcctgtttctgattctgtgtctccctctctctctgcccctcccccgttcatgctctgtctctctctgtcccaaaaataaataaacgttgaaaaaaaaaaataagatatgcaGGTAACAGGAAGGAATACTGAGGTACTAGGATAAGTTGATGACACTGTTAACAAACCTTAATTGGCATTccttttgggggagggagagtgagttAAACTCATTACAAAAAAAGTGCTTTCAATGCATAGTGTTATATCTGTGCTGCCATGTCACAAAAATAGGCTTGCCAAGGCAGGTGAGGTGTATGAATGCTCGAGTTGCAATCAAGTGCAACTATAAATAATACTGAATAAAGTTTACCATCTGACCAGTGGATAATACTTTCAAGGCATTCAATCAGCTTACCCTTTGCAATATGCTAAGCTATTCACATTGACAATCACTTTCATTGTAGTGCTTGCTGCAAGGGAGGCATATAACCAGTTGTTTTGGCTAAAATATGACGGGAAGGCATTCCTTGGGTTCTACATAAAAGTAACAGTATTAAACAGTCTAATGGCAATCACTGATAGGCTGCTTACATGAATGGTATTTCCTTCATTCACTGTATTGGAAGGACCcagtgggaagagaaaaaaaaaacaaaaacagaaacaaaaaacacctaaCACTATTTCAATTGATTGAGGTGGAGAAATGGAAGCTCCTTAAGATCCAGATGGCACTTGCACTTTATAAGGGTTTTCCTTCAAGTGAAACTAGTTGCCTCCCAATTTCTCTCCAAGTGTTGAACGGTCCTTTATATCATCCAAGCCATTTACTTGCCATTCATGTTTAATAcctgtaaatttctttttaacggCATCTTTAGAGCTAGCATAAATCATCTTGCTTTTTAAAGGTGCACTCTCAGGACCCCAGAATATAAATACTAGGTCTTCTTTCTTAGACTCTTTTGTTTCGTAGGGTGGCATCGTACAAAGCATATCGGCAATCATTCAGAGGTAGCAACTTCACAAAAGATGTGTAGGGGTCCTCTACAGTATCACCAATGTCACCCACCAAGATCTGCTTTGCTTCCTCTacaattat
This Lynx canadensis isolate LIC74 chromosome C1, mLynCan4.pri.v2, whole genome shotgun sequence DNA region includes the following protein-coding sequences:
- the LOC115520831 gene encoding LOW QUALITY PROTEIN: cofilin-2-like (The sequence of the model RefSeq protein was modified relative to this genomic sequence to represent the inferred CDS: inserted 1 base in 1 codon; deleted 1 base in 1 codon), with protein sequence MASGVTVNDEVIKVFNDMKVRKSSTQEEIKKRKKAVLFCLSDDKRQIIVEEAKQILVGDIGDTVEDPYTSFVKLLPLNDCRYALYDATYETKESKKEDLVFIFWGPESAPLKSKMIYASSKDAVKKKFTGIKHEWQVNGLDDIKDRSTLGEKLGGNXVSLEGKPL